From the Kribbella sp. CA-293567 genome, the window CCACTTAGCGAATCGGCGGGCAGCCGCCGGCACCTTCCCGGATAGCCACACCCGCAGCGCGAATGCCGCATAGGTCTCTACGCCGATGGGAAGCGTGATCGCGGAGTTGATCGTGAACCCATCCGCGATTCCGGGTAGGGGGTGGACTACGCCGAAGCCGGTGAGCGTGCCGAGTCCGACCCAGCCGGACCAAACCGCGACGAACGCGGGCAGAGCCAGCAACAGCACCGGCCATGACCGCACCGGTCGACCAGTAGTGGGTACGACCGCGGGACTATCTCCGATTGGGGTGGTCTGAGTAGCCGTCCCCAGGTCTACGGGTGCCGCGACCTGCGGAGATGCCTCCGCCCCCTTCGGCGCGGGGGGCATCTCGTCTGGACTGTCGCTGTGCTCGATTTCCACCGGGTTCGGGACCGAGCGCAAATGCGGCTCGGCCGGTGCCGGCGTGGGCTCGTTGAGTGCATTGAGAACCACGCGGGCCTTCTCGGCGCCGATCCGGAATTCCTTCATGATCCTGTTCCGCGACGGAACCACACCAAGGTCGGCAGCGAGCTGACGAGCCGCTGGGATCAGGTCTTCGATCGGGACTGGGTAGGTCGTGCGGACCAGGGTGCTCACGCTACGACCTCCGAAATGATGTCGCCGTGCGCCAGCTCGCAACTCACGTCAAGGACGCGACGCTCAGCCCGACGCACCCGCCGCCGATCTAGAACCGACACGTTCGGTCCAGCGGTGATGTAGGCGATCTCGGCGTCCAACAGGTCCAGCTCGGCCGCGATCAGCGGCCACTCTTGCTCGATTTCAACCAACTCAGCCGCAGTCGGTTCCTGCCTGGATGCGGCTTGGAGAGGGATGATGTTCACGGTTGTGCTCCTGTTCTCAACGGACAAGTGCGGCCTAGACGCCTCGGCGGGTGCCACCGCCGGGGCGTCGCCGTTTGTAGCGAGCAACTTCCTGAAGGTCTTGGTCTACTTGTGCAACTTGTGGGAACAAGCTTGCCGAGTGACATGTTGGAACAAGTTGGATAAGCTTGTCAAGTAACCCGGGAGAGGAAGTTGAGATGCCGGAGACGTTGCAAGAGCGGGTGGCCCGCCTGATCCGAGACTCGCTAGGCGAGCCGGGGTCGCCCCTGCCCAGCGAAGCCGAGCTCGTCACCCGCTACGGCGCGAGTCGAAACACCGTTCGGGCAGCGCTCTCAGCGCTGGAGGCTGAAGGGCTGATCACCAGCAGCCAGGGCCGGACTCGCCGTGTACGCGAGATCAACCGGTGGGAATGGAAGATGGCCGAGTGGGAGAAGGCCCACAACAACGATGGCGACGCTTGGGCCAACACGATCAAGGCCCAAGGCGGGACGCCGAAGAACGATCTGCAGATCCTCACGATCCAAGCGCCGGCGCACGTAGCGGCAGCACTGGAGATCCCCGAGGGAACCACGATCCAAGCCCGGAACAGATTGCGCTGGGTGAACGATGAGCCTCACCAGCTGAGCGATTCCTACTTCCCACCGTTCGTCACCGACGGGAACGAACTGTTCTGGAACCCAAGTGACCTCGGCGTACAGGGCGGCCTGCTGGCGGCGACTGGACACAAGCAGGCTCGCTGGCACGACACCCTGACGGCTCGAATGCCGACCAGCGAAGAGGCGCAGCGACTCATGATGGCACCTGGCACACCTCTACTGGTCCATACCCGAGTCGGCTACGACGAGGAGCACCGACCGGTTCGCTACATGGTCTCGCGCATGGCGGCCGACCGTGTCGAGGTCTCGTACGACCTGGATGCCTGATGCTGATCAAACTCGATGAGTCGTACCGTCCACTGGTCCACAAGGTTCGGGACGATGCGGGCGAGTGGCTATCCACTAAGGGAACCGACCAGTATCGCGGCGGCCTCGATATGTCGCAGGTCCACGCGAATATCGATCGGGACTTCGACGCCTTCGAATTCGTGGGCTGGAAGGTGGCCGGCCAAGTTGTCGCGATGCTGGCGATCATCGATCCGGAGGCGGAGTTCTGGACGGCGGAAGAGTTGGCTGAGCCGCAGACCTATATCAGCCGATTCTTCGTTGTAGAGCACGGAAAGGGCTACGGATCGGCCCTACTGCGCGCGGTCATCGACAGTGCGCGAACCCAAGGCAAGCATTGGGTCCGGCTCAACTGCTGGAGCACCAATACACGACTGCACGAGTACTACCTACAGCACGGCTTCCAACACGTCCGGACCTGCGACATACCCGGCCGCATGAGCGGGGCACTGTTCCAGAAGGATCTTCGGTCTTCCTGAGTACCGTCGGCCGGCCGGCAGAGGTTTGCTGGCCGGTCAGCCTTCCTGAAGGTCAGTCACCGCTTGGGACACGAGTTGGCGCGCCGTCGCCCCATAGACGGCTGATTTCTGCAGGAGCGAGAACGCCCTGACGTGGATCTCGATCTCTCGTGGCTGGACGATGTCCAGGCCAGCCGAGACGGTTTCGACCTGGACTCGGTCTTCGTCGAATATCCAGAAACTTCCCTGGGTGAGGCACTGACGCTCTGCGCCGGCCGGGATGATTCCGAGGCTCACGCGGGGAAGCGACATGACGGCAAGCAGGCGGTCGAGCTGGCCCAGCATGACGTCTGCGTCACCGATGCGAGTCCGTAGGGTCTGCTCTTCGAGTACGAAGACGAACCGGCGGTTGCCGGTGTAGAGAATCCGCTGACGTTCCATCCTGGTCGCGACCGCCTCATCCAGGTCGCTGGACAGGTTCAGAAAGTCGTTCCAGAACCGGAGAATCGTTGCGGAGTACTCGGCCGTGTGAAACAGGCCGGGCAACACGGTGTTCTCGTAGATCCTGAACAGCTTGGTTCGTTCGTACAGCGGCACTGGTGTGCTCTGGTAGTGCTTCAGGCCGGCGCGCATGTGGCGTTGCCACTCGACGTACATGGACTCGATTGCTCGAGCTGTTGCGATCAGGTCGGCGGCCTGGTCGACGGCGCCGCAGGACTGGCACCAGGCGGTGATGTCGTCGGCGCTGGGATTCGTCGTACCGCTCTCGATCTTGCTGATCTTGGTGAAGTGCCAGCCGTGCAGGGCAGCAAGAGCCCGCCCCGTCAGCTTCGCATCAACGCGAAGCTCTCGGAGGCGGGCTCCTAAGGCTGCCCGGGCCTGCTTGACTGGTGTACTGGTCAACGGTCAGGCAGGTTTGAACTCGTTGTGTGGAGTGGCCATCTCCCACGCGCTCTCGAACGCTGTGAGGCACGCGTTGACGATGCTCGGGTCCTGAGTGATGTCGTGGTCTAGGACGTGGCCGGCGCCGTCGAAGTGGGTGAAGCTAACCGCTTCGCGGTCGAACAGCCAGAAGTCGTTGCCTGGCAGCAGAAGCGTGCTAGCCATCCGGCGAGACAGCCACCGGACCTCTTCGCCGGCCTCTACCAGCTTGCCGGTGTCCAGCCATTCGAAACGGATGTAGTCGGTGACCGGCTCGGACACGATGCGAAGACGGCGCATCGTCTTGCCGGCCTTCATGTTGGCGTCCATCAGCTCGAACCACCAGCGCCACCACTCGGCCTCTTCTTCAGGGTCTAGCGGTTCTCCGCGGAGCCACTGGCTGAACCGGTCTCGCTCGATGTCGGTGGCATAGATGTCCCGCATTTCCAGGTGAAGCGCCTCGTGCTTGTACGACGACAGCAGCGCGTCGCGCTCATCTCCTGAGATCGGCTGCAACGCTTCTAACCTCCAACGAGCTGGGCAACGGTCGCCTTGGACAGATGGATGCAGGTCTCATGATCCGGCACCGGCTGCCTGAACTGGCTCAGCACCGCCGGATCGTGAACCTCTGGCCCCTGGACGATGTAGTTCCCATTGTCCTTCACGTGGACGATCGGCGGGATCAAATTCCTCTCGTCCGTGGTCAGGCCGTCGAGCTGGAGGTAGTCCAACAGCGGCGGCGGAATCTCGATGACGGTGTCCCCGTCAGGGATCGACAACCGCGCCAAAATGCCTTCGTCGTAGACGCGCCACCCTTGGATGACATAAGACTCTTCATCGGTCCGGTAAAGCGTAGGAGAATTGTTTGGTGTCGAAGTCTTACCCAGGAACCATAGCAACATCTTGCCGCTCCTAATCTCGGGGTTGCCCGGTCTTGCTCGGACTCACTCCAGCATCAATGCTGTCGAGCAACACGTCAAGAGCCCTTTATTTACAGCGTTCTACGCTCCACCATGGCACACGGTCGCCCTGCTCACTACATACGAGAGGCGAATTGAAGCAACATCGAGCAACGCGCTTAGCAAGACAAGACGCAGTCCACTACCGTCGCTTTCTACGACCGGCAATGAGGCAATAATCCGGCATCAAACAATGGCGCGCCGATGATCGCGGCCATACCTGACAGTTGACTGGAGAGAGCACCATGGACGACAGCGGGGTCGAGTGGGGCGGCACAGGACCGACCGAACCAGTCGAGACGGACAAGCGAGGCTGGGTCGTTTTGCGACCCTCGCCAGCGTGCGACGGCCGCAACCCGATGACCGGCCGCGTCTGCCTCTTGGGCGACCACAAGGGCTACCACCGCGACACAGCCGGCGCCGAGTGGCTCGAAGATTAGGCCCAGCAGATGAAGACACGCAACACACGAGACCACCAACTACGCCGCTGGGCATTGCGGACCGAAACGCTGGATAGGCGCAATGGCGTACAACCAGACGGCTACGACCCTGGCGGAGTCAGCCAGGTCCTCCCCTGGTGCGTCGAGGCATACCTAGCCAGAGGCCCGGTCCGCCCCCGAACGTCCACCCGCAGATACCGTCAGCGCGAGCGGCGGCACCTCACCACGGACAGACCATGACTATCCAGGGGGCAGTTGCAGTCAGTCCGCGACCACAGCCCCATTCCCTTGATGGACAAAGTGATCCACAAGAGCAGCCAACGCCGATGGGGGGACCGTGCCGACTCGCCCAAGCGTGAGGTTTGTGAAACTAGCAGCCGACACAACCGATTCAGGGCCAACTGCAACTGATACGACATTCTTGGCAAGCCGGGTTCGCGTCTCGACACCATATGCGACGGCTTGGTAATACCCATTCCGCGCGACGACGTCTTGGTTCCATGAGTATTTACATTCGAGCACTAACGCCTTCACCCCAGGCGACAGGAGCAGCAAATCTGCGCCATTGCTGCGATGGGCTTGACTAATCCCTCTCGTCGCCTCAACAAATGGACTAGGCGAACCAAGATGCGCCCACACGCCGGATGCTTCAAACCAGAGCAAGTACACCTCGCCTGCGGGACTTGCTATCTCATAGTTGGGTGCGCCCGACTTCGCGCTAAGCGGACGCAGTGAGGTGATCTGGCAACCTGCCTCGCGCAGGGCGATCAGAAGCATGCCCAGGATCGAGAGGTGGAATAGACGCCATCTAATCTCCTCGTCAGGCATCAACAATCGGTACATCAAGAAATCCACCGACCGTTCCGCCTCTATCAAGACATGGGCGGCGTCAGCCACACTTCCCCAAGGGGCACCCTCCCGCCGCAACGCCTTCAGGTCTGCTCGCGTCGGCATCCCAGGGGCGGCACTGGACAGCGGCTCGATCTCCAGCAAAGCAAACACAGCTGCAAGCTGGTCAGCAGACCCGAACTGGACCTCAGGTTGCACAGCGACACTATCTGTCCAAACTTGCATAAGCCTATCTGCACACCAGCGAAGAACCTGCACAGCCAGCATGTCGGCTCCACGCTCGGCCTCCTTTCCGACGAATGCACTAGGCGGCCACCCATATCGGCGCCTGCTCTCAGCCCATGCCACTCCCGCGAAAGGAACCTGTCTGACTTGACGAGTGCGTGTCTTTGATGCCGGAAGATAGTTATTCCACTCGCTTGTTCGTCTAGGCCAGCGATTCAACATCGGATCTAGAATAGAAAGGAGTATTCTATTCGCCCGCAGCCGAACGTCGGACGATGCCCACCGGCGTAGATCCTGCTCGCCAAGCGGCGCACTCAGTGCTTCGAAGAGTGATCCACGCCCGGTCCAGCTCGACAATACTGCCGCCAGCCCCGCATCCGGAATCGGTGGAAATTCTGTCAGGCCAGCGCCCTTATCATCACGCTCACCCATTCAATCTCCTTCTCCGGCAGAGCCGTCGATTCCCGCACCCGATAGATAAGCTGTTCGAAATCTTCTTCCTCCAGTTGAGCCAAGAGCGTGCCCAAATTCAGAACATAAGCCTCACTGAGGCTAGAGTCCATGGCGCCAGCTAGAATGCCATGACCCTGCCCGCCCGTCGCTCTCGCGGGATCGCCAACAGCGTCGCCTTCAGCGACAGAGATATCTTGTGCAGGATCGGCCACGGACACATTAGCGTGCAGCACCGTAGATTCTGGTCGGTCGTCAACTCCAGGAAAAGGTGGCCGATCCGCGTGGAGCGCGGCCCGCAGGTAGTTGCACATTCCCAGAAAAAGAGCCGGGCCAAGTCTCGTGATTTCTTCCTGATAGTGGGCATCGTATAGGAGGCTAATCTTAGTCAGAAGCGTAGCGTCGAGGTCGCCAGCATGATCCTCTAAGACTCGCTCAAAAAGATGGGGTGCAATCGGCGGGATGGGCACACGCGCAAATCGCCGGCCAAGCGCTGCACCAATGCGGAACACCCGCTGAGAATCGAGTGCGTTATACGTGCCCAGCAGCTTCCAATCCTCACCTGCTAAATACCTGATCGCTCCTGGCCGGTCGCCGTCTCCATCGACCGTTTCGACGTGAGACCCTCCGCGGGTCCACCCCAATTCAATTAGCCTCGCATCCTCTGCCGACGACTCAACACCAACGACCACGTTTCCACCGGCCAGCCAAGTTAGCAGCGCGCCGAAGATTCGGTCTAAGTCTCCACGATTAGCCTCGTCCAGAACGAGCCATCGATTCTCGGCGATAGCCCGCAGTACCCAGCCAGGGCGAAACACGATATCGCCCTCGGCTACGGTCTCTCCACCGATCAGTTCGCGGGACGTCCAGCTTTCGTCTGGCGTTGCCCACAGCGGCGATCGGACCCCCGGCAGCCCGTCGGACTGAAGCTTGGTACTGATAATGCCAACGGCCTTCCGAACAAGCGCGGACTTGCCCGTGCCCGGCGGACCAACAAGAATCACTGCGGCGGAGGATGAGATCGCAGCGAGGATCATTCGCCAGATCCGATCCTCGATCTGTACTGCTTCGTCTCTGGCCTCTACTTGCGCATACTCAAATTGAACAGCCTGCGGCACCTGCTCACTATCGATCGAGTCGCCGGGCCCTGCTTGACTAGGCAGAGAGGCGAGGCGGTTCTCAATCGCCTGTACAATTCCACCTATCTCATTACTCTTCGCAGTTGTTTCCTGGGAAACTCGACGCAAGAATCCAACGAGATTTTCCTCAGACAGGTCTTCCGCTGCCGTAGATGCGGCCCAAACCGTCGGCTCACGGACTTCTGCATACATGAAGATCGTGCGGCGCTGGAAATTCGGCGTCAGGGAGAAAGATGATGAGCCTGAGTAGGATAGAGCCGTACCAGAGGCGTGTTCTGCAAATGCGCCGAAAAGTTCGATCGCCGACACGGCCAGCAGCCTGTCTCCAGCGTAGTCATGGACCAGCAGGAACGGATTGAAGTCGAATAGCCGGCCTCCGGACTCTGCCAGGCTCTTCCCGAACGCTTCCGCTCGAGTCGCAGGACGCTTGTTGCCGTCTAGCGTGAGCGTGAACGCGACGCAGGTGAATTTGTCACCAGAATCCTCGGTGACAGTGAAGACGTAAACTGGGTTGCGCGAAAGCGCGAGCTTTGTTCCTAATTCCTTCGCGAGCGCGGTCGACGTGGTCGCCGTGAAGGTGAGCCTATCCGATGTGGCCGCTAGGGCTTCGAACAACTCTCGTAAGGCGTCATCCTTCGGCATTTCAGACGTTCACAGCCAACGGATACTCGAACTCCGACTCTATTTCAATGGGGAGGCCGCCATAAGCATCTAGCTTCTGCTTGACGTTGACCGCTACGGCCTCTGCTAATAGCGGGGGCACGGCATTGCCGCAAAGCCTGTATTGATCCACCTGACCACCATAGAAGGTGTGAATATCTGGGAACGACTGGAACCTAGCCGCCTCGCGCACAGAAATCAGCCTCTGTTGGGCAACGTCATAATGTATGAACGTACCCCAATGCGGG encodes:
- a CDS encoding DUF6879 family protein, which produces MQPISGDERDALLSSYKHEALHLEMRDIYATDIERDRFSQWLRGEPLDPEEEAEWWRWWFELMDANMKAGKTMRRLRIVSEPVTDYIRFEWLDTGKLVEAGEEVRWLSRRMASTLLLPGNDFWLFDREAVSFTHFDGAGHVLDHDITQDPSIVNACLTAFESAWEMATPHNEFKPA
- a CDS encoding AAA family ATPase, which encodes MPKDDALRELFEALAATSDRLTFTATTSTALAKELGTKLALSRNPVYVFTVTEDSGDKFTCVAFTLTLDGNKRPATRAEAFGKSLAESGGRLFDFNPFLLVHDYAGDRLLAVSAIELFGAFAEHASGTALSYSGSSSFSLTPNFQRRTIFMYAEVREPTVWAASTAAEDLSEENLVGFLRRVSQETTAKSNEIGGIVQAIENRLASLPSQAGPGDSIDSEQVPQAVQFEYAQVEARDEAVQIEDRIWRMILAAISSSAAVILVGPPGTGKSALVRKAVGIISTKLQSDGLPGVRSPLWATPDESWTSRELIGGETVAEGDIVFRPGWVLRAIAENRWLVLDEANRGDLDRIFGALLTWLAGGNVVVGVESSAEDARLIELGWTRGGSHVETVDGDGDRPGAIRYLAGEDWKLLGTYNALDSQRVFRIGAALGRRFARVPIPPIAPHLFERVLEDHAGDLDATLLTKISLLYDAHYQEEITRLGPALFLGMCNYLRAALHADRPPFPGVDDRPESTVLHANVSVADPAQDISVAEGDAVGDPARATGGQGHGILAGAMDSSLSEAYVLNLGTLLAQLEEEDFEQLIYRVRESTALPEKEIEWVSVMIRALA
- a CDS encoding DUF6284 family protein encodes the protein MNIIPLQAASRQEPTAAELVEIEQEWPLIAAELDLLDAEIAYITAGPNVSVLDRRRVRRAERRVLDVSCELAHGDIISEVVA
- a CDS encoding helix-turn-helix domain-containing protein, producing MTSTPVKQARAALGARLRELRVDAKLTGRALAALHGWHFTKISKIESGTTNPSADDITAWCQSCGAVDQAADLIATARAIESMYVEWQRHMRAGLKHYQSTPVPLYERTKLFRIYENTVLPGLFHTAEYSATILRFWNDFLNLSSDLDEAVATRMERQRILYTGNRRFVFVLEEQTLRTRIGDADVMLGQLDRLLAVMSLPRVSLGIIPAGAERQCLTQGSFWIFDEDRVQVETVSAGLDIVQPREIEIHVRAFSLLQKSAVYGATARQLVSQAVTDLQEG
- a CDS encoding ABC transporter permease, which translates into the protein MSTLVRTTYPVPIEDLIPAARQLAADLGVVPSRNRIMKEFRIGAEKARVVLNALNEPTPAPAEPHLRSVPNPVEIEHSDSPDEMPPAPKGAEASPQVAAPVDLGTATQTTPIGDSPAVVPTTGRPVRSWPVLLLALPAFVAVWSGWVGLGTLTGFGVVHPLPGIADGFTINSAITLPIGVETYAAFALRVWLSGKVPAAARRFAKWSALSALVLGALGQVAYHLLEAAGVVRAPWQITTVVACLPVAVLGMGAALAHLIHARPNQNAEK
- a CDS encoding GNAT family N-acetyltransferase translates to MLIKLDESYRPLVHKVRDDAGEWLSTKGTDQYRGGLDMSQVHANIDRDFDAFEFVGWKVAGQVVAMLAIIDPEAEFWTAEELAEPQTYISRFFVVEHGKGYGSALLRAVIDSARTQGKHWVRLNCWSTNTRLHEYYLQHGFQHVRTCDIPGRMSGALFQKDLRSS
- a CDS encoding GntR family transcriptional regulator, yielding MPETLQERVARLIRDSLGEPGSPLPSEAELVTRYGASRNTVRAALSALEAEGLITSSQGRTRRVREINRWEWKMAEWEKAHNNDGDAWANTIKAQGGTPKNDLQILTIQAPAHVAAALEIPEGTTIQARNRLRWVNDEPHQLSDSYFPPFVTDGNELFWNPSDLGVQGGLLAATGHKQARWHDTLTARMPTSEEAQRLMMAPGTPLLVHTRVGYDEEHRPVRYMVSRMAADRVEVSYDLDA